In the genome of Arachis stenosperma cultivar V10309 chromosome 6, arast.V10309.gnm1.PFL2, whole genome shotgun sequence, the window ggtttagtttttagggtttagtgtttagggttttagggtttagggttcagggtttTAGGGATAAATCATCAGGGGGATAgaattttgggtgtatattcaattttctttgggtgtaaaaaatgttagatcatgggtgtatatttggtttgatatttttcttcatattatagtacctgtaaTTCAGACATTTGGTTTAGGGTTAAGGtttttaaggtttagggtttagggtttagggtttagtgtttaggatttagggtttagggtttagtgtttagtgtttagtgtttagggtttagggttttatgggtttagggtttagggtttagggtttaggaatAAAGCATCAGGGGGATAGAATTTTGGGTGTATACTCAACTTCTTTGGGTGTAAAAAATATCAGGTCATAAGTGTATATTTGGTTTGATGTTTTccttcatattatagtacctgtaaTTCAGACatttggtttagggttttagggtttagggttttgtttttagggtttagtgtttagggtttagggttagggtttagggttcaggATTTTAGGGATAAAGCATTAGGGGGATAgaattttgggtgtatattcAATTTTCTTTGGGTGTAAAAAATATCAGGTCATTGGTATATATTTGGtttgatatttttcttcatattatagtacctgtaaTTCAGACAtttggtttaggatttagggtttagggtttagggtttagggttttagggtttaggtttttagggtttagggtttagtgtttagggttcagggtttTAGGGATAAAGCATCAGGGGGATAgaattttgggtgtatattcAACTTTCTTTGGGTGTAAAAAATGTCAGGTCATGAATGTATATTTGGTTTGATGTTTTCCTTCATATGATAGTACCTGTAATtcagacattttgaatacaAAAGAGAGAATTTTACtcaaaattgataaatttttacaGCATATGTTCAATTTGTTACATTAATCAGTTACATCAATTATATAACAGTTACATTAATCAGTGTCAATATCCTTAGAATCTATCTGACAATATGGACTCAATAACAATGAGGATGGATTGGACAGTCTTATTGCATTACTTCCCCTAATGGCTTCATCTTTGTCTTGATTCATTTCATGGAATAGAATCCGGAAAACATATTCTACTATAAAGTGGTCCACCTTGTCCTACAGTTAAAAAGAATATTCTGTTTAATCAACCATGTTAATTGAGTAAATTAATACAGAGTATGAAAATCAGTTCAAATACACCCAAGCATCAATTGAAATACACCTGAATATGGATCATATAGACCTATATTTTTTAGCGAGTTACCTGATGCGTTGATGCCAAGCGCAGCCCCTATTATTTTTTGGTCTTACTTTAAACGAATCGTAATCCGTTTTCAGTCTGTTTTCCCCTAATTTAAAGGAGTTAGCCAACTCCCTTAATATTTGGTGATGCACCCTTAGTGGCGGGATGTGCATCAGGCCACCAAATCCCAAATCCCTAACAATTGTTTTCTTCTCCTTACTCATGTTTCTGAATTTCTCATTTAACAAATGGGTTGCACACTTAAGGTCTTTGGTTTGCtgtaaacaaagcaaaattaTAGTCAgatatatttctattatataaaactaATTTCATCTAAGACATAtatttgttcttacatttttttCAGCTTGGTTTCTGCCTGTCATTTTTTCTGAAATGaaaaatacacccatagatatgagtCAAATACACTCATagatatcagtcagatatcaCTCAAACATGCATTAATATACAAGATCAAGCAACATTACAAGGTCAAGTAATATACACCCATGGACAAGCAAATATTAGACCAGTTGCAACTGTTTACTATATTACAGTATATCAGTTCagaaatatacacccaacaaattACTTCATATACACCCACCAAATTACGCAATATACTCCAAAAAATCAGTTACGAGAAGAACTAGAACAACAAGAACAGTAACACCTAGAACAACTAAAAACAGTATAACCTAGAACCAAGAATAACAGTAAAACCTAAAACAAATAGAACATTAAAAACTGTAAAATGAGACCTAGAACAAGAAGAATAGTAAAACTTAAAAGAACGTAaaagaacagtaaaacctagtTCTTCGATTTCGAAATGTGGAAAATATACAAGATGAGTAAAATAGTAACGTACCTTGAGTAATATATCTTCATTTTTTCTGGAGATTGTTGATGGAGAGTTCTATCTTGTGTTGATGGAGAGTTCTAATCTTCGCGACGAATTTTTCTCTGCAGTTTGCAATGTTGTTCGAAAATGGACgatttgtgttttctttgaagGGCTTGGAGATGTGGAAGAATGCGTCATTAAGGAGCGCTTTTCGCGAAGCGCAACCGTTGAGTGGAGCGCGTGTATTTTACGCTCCATTCAAAGCGAGTAACTACGCGTGTGAATGAAGTCTGGGTTGGaaacttgtaaaacttgtagGGTCTTTttgcttgtatgtgtagcaaacccgattaaattattctaaacaTTTTTCgtttctttcatttttattaaGTGATCAtataagttaaaaattattatcttaAATAAATTATGTTTAGTTATTTTcgtaataaattaattttgctctattcaataaaaaaatgcaTTCGGGCTTGGGCGGGGCCTCGGGGGGCAATTATGGAATAACAGAAAATCTTCATATATACGTATACGTTTACATCAACTCGAGTGCTTGGTTCCCATTTTCTACTGCACTCTCTTCCTTTGTTCTCAAAATGGTAATGTCTCTTTcgttctttcttcttcttcttgttctctcTACTTCCGATTTTCTCATCTCTGTGATTCGTTTTTTTTGGCACGACGGGTCCTAAAGTATgttcctttttcctttttcaccCCGGTTTTTGGGCGGGTGTAGTTGTTCTTCTCGTACTTCAAGGATTTGGTGGGAAGAGAAGTAACGGTGGAGCTCAAGAACGATTTGGCCATAAGGGGCACTCTTCACTCCGTTGACCAGTACCTCAACATCAAGCTCGAGAACACTCGCGTCGTTGACCAAGACAAGTACCC includes:
- the LOC130933284 gene encoding sm-like protein LSM2; translated protein: MLFFSYFKDLVGREVTVELKNDLAIRGTLHSVDQYLNIKLENTRVVDQDKYPHMLSVRNCFIRGSVVRYVQLPPEGVDVELLHDATRREARGG